From one Musa acuminata AAA Group cultivar baxijiao chromosome BXJ2-6, Cavendish_Baxijiao_AAA, whole genome shotgun sequence genomic stretch:
- the LOC135615626 gene encoding pentatricopeptide repeat-containing protein At2g22070-like has translation MCFSAQMALSLLQSIPSQPSPADFYASALQTCLRTENLSVGRSIHAHVIKAGLQLGIYLANNLICLYAKFGFFEDAHHVFDEMPIKDAFSWNTVLSMYAKHRMIRMANNMFDKMPQKDSVSWTTMIVGLNLMGQFERAVCMFSDMIRIRALPSRFILTKVLSSCAALEALDFGKEVHSFVVKLGLGGVVSVANSLINMYGKSGDVDTAKAVFNGMTLRSVSSWNSMISLFAQSGRMDLAREKFEEMTDHNIVSWSAIIAGYNQNNLNKEALELFSRMLNDQSAVPDNFTLTSALAACAYLGKLELGKQIHSHILRTAVPCHGQVRNALISMYSKSGGVEMARRVFKQTMVSDLNVIAFTSLLEGYVKLGDLQPAREIFDSMKYHDVIAWTAMIVGYVQNGLNSEAMELFRLMIDKGPKPNSYTLAAMLKACSSWTSLDQGKQIHCKAIRSEGLSVSVSNSLITMYANSGSIAGAKRVFNQICQSKETFLWTSMIIALAQHGLGEEAIGLFEKMINIGVRPDDITFVGVISACTHAGLVAKGKHYFRQMQTKHMIQPTQSHHTCMIDMLARAGLLQEAQEFINMMPMEADAIAWGSLLSACKVHKDANMAKIAAEKLLAIDPDNSGAYSALASVYSACGRWDDAAKIWKLMKDKGVKKEQGFSWINNE, from the coding sequence ATGTGCTTCTCAGCCCAAATGGCTCTCAGTCTGCTTCAATCGATCCCTTCCCAGCCATCGCCTGCTGACTTCTATGCTTCTGCCCTTCAGACGTGCCTACGGACGGAGAACCTCTCCGTGGGGAGATCCATCCACGCCCATGTCATCAAAGCCGGGCTCCAACTTGGTATCTACCTTGCCAACAATCTCATATGCCTTTACGCCAAGTTTGGGTTTTTCGAAGATGCCCACCATGTTTTCGATGAGATGCCCATCAAGGACGCATTCTCGTGGAATACGGTCTTGTCTATGTATGCAAAACATCGAATGATTCGCATGGCGAACAATATGTTCGATAAAATGCCCCAAAAGGACTCGGTTTCTTGGACCACAATGATTGTTGGACTGAATCTCATGGGTCAATTTGAACGGGCGGTTTGCATGTTTTCTGACATGATTCGGATCAGGGCTCTGCCATCACGGTTCATATTAACCAAAGTGCTTTCGTCATGTGCGGCCCTTGAGGCGTTGGATTTCGGTAAGGAGGTGCATTCTTTTGTGGTTAAGCTCGGGCTTGGTGGTGTTGTTTCTGTCGCCAATTCCCTTATCAACATGTATGGAAAGTCTGGTGATGTAGATACCGCAAAGGCTGTTTTCAATGGGATGACACTGAGGAGTGTATCGAGTTGGAATTCTATGATTTCCTTGTTTGCTCAGTCTGGAAGGATGGATCTTGCTCGGGAAAAATTTGAGGAAATGACTGACCATAATATTGTTTCTTGGAGTGCAATCATTGCAGGATACAATCAGAATAACTTGAATAAGGAGGCACTGGAGTTGTTCTCGAGGATGCTTAATGATCAATCTGCAGTCCCTGATAATTTCACGTTAACCAGTGCTCTAGCTGCTTGTGCTTACCTTGGGAAACTGGAACTGGGAAAGCAGATTCATTCGCACATCTTAAGAACTGCAGTTCCATGTCATGGGCAGGTTAGGAATGCTTTGATCTCAATGTACTCCAAGTCCGGTGGGGTTGAAATGGCTCGAAGGGTCTTCAAACAAACCATGGTTTCTGATCTCAATGTAATAGCCTTTACTTCACTCCTTGAGGGTTATGTTAAGCTTGGAGACTTGCAACCAGCTAGAGAAATCTTTGACTCAATGAAGTATCATGATGTTATTGCTTGGACAGCTATGATTGTGGGGTACGTGCAAAATGGTTTAAATAGTGAAGCTATGGAACTTTTTAGGTTGATGATTGACAAAGGTCCTAAGCCGAACAGTTACACTCTGGCCGCAATGCTGAAGGCTTGTTCAAGCTGGACATCCTTGGATCAAGGCAAGCAGATTCATTGCAAAGCTATCAGATCAGAGGGGCTGTCAGTTTCTGTAAGCAATTCCCTTATTACCATGTATGCTAACTCTGGAAGCATCGCAGGAGCAAAGAGAGTGTTCAATCAGATTTGTCAGAGTAAGGAAACTTTTTTATGGACTTCAATGATCATAGCTTTGGCTCAACATGGACTAGGAGAAGAAGCTATAGGCTTGTTTGAAAAGATGATCAACATAGGTGTGAGACCTGACGATATAACATTTGTTGGTGTTATTTCAGCTTGTACACATGCAGGACTGGTAGCAAAAGGGAAACATTATTTTCGACAGATGCAGACGAAACATATGATCCAACCCACACAGAGCCATCATACATGCATGATTGATATGCTTGCACGTGCTGGTTTACTTCAGGAAGCCCAAGAGTTTATAAACATGATGCCAATGGAAGCAGATGCTATAGCATGGGGGTCACTTCTGTCTGCTTGTAAAGTTCATAAAGATGCTAACATGGCGAAGATTGCAGCAGAAAAATTACTGGCTATTGATCCTGATAACAGTGGTGCTTATTCTGCGCTTGCTAGTGTATATTCTGCATGTGGAAGATGGGATGATGCTGCAAAGATTTGGAAGCTAATGAAGGATAAAGGAGTGAAAAAAGAGCAAGGATTTAGCTGGATAAACAATGAATAA
- the LOC103989865 gene encoding chaperone protein dnaJ 20, chloroplastic — protein MKEDTEKHTSSLSMDASRLCNSITLQMSAASSAGRRSNSSSFTCRAHQARMGRPAAANFYQVLALEPENAGADAVKRAYRSLALRHHPDVCPPSGKEEATRTFVEIQRAYEILSDPVLREEYDHQLGLVGSAKQRDQRDEERRRVYPKEVWMEQLRELKSRSMSRMGKKKLECL, from the coding sequence ATGAAGGAAGACACAGAGAAGCACACTTCTTCGCTTTCCATGGACGCTTCTCGTCTCTGCAACTCCATCACCCTGCAGATGAGTGCAGCGTCGTCCGCCGGGAGGCGTTCCAACAGCAGCAGCTTCACGTGCAGAGCTCATCAGGCGAGGATGGGAAGGCCTGCAGCAGCCAATTTCTACCAAGTCCTCGCGCTCGAACCGGAGAACGCCGGGGCTGATGCCGTCAAGAGAGCATACCGAAGCCTGGCGCTTCGCCACCACCCTGATGTCTGCCCACCGTCGGGGAAGGAGGAGGCGACGAGGACGTTCGTCGAGATCCAGAGGGCTTACGAGATCCTCTCCGATCCAGTTCTACGCGAGGAGTATGATCATCAGTTGGGGTTGGTTGGTTCAGCTAAGCAAAGAGACCAAAGAGATGAAGAACGAAGAAGAGTGTATCCTAAAGAAGTGTGGATGGAGCAGCTCAGGGAGCTCAAATCTAGGTCAATGAGTCGCATGGGAAAGAAGAAACTGGAGTGCCTGTAA